TTATTGTACGGACTGGTCCTCAAATCATAGTGACGGCACGCAAGCACTGCAAACTTGTCGGAAAGAGCGCAATCAAGACAAACCGCGGCAACGCTCAGGGCGCCGAGGAGCGCAGACGTGATGTTCCGCGCCTTCAGTTTGGGCTGCTGTCTTTCGCCCGCAACGGNNNNNNNNNNNNNNNNNNNNNNNNNNNNNNNNNNNNNNNNNNNNNNNNNNNNNNNNNNNNNNNNNNNNNNNNNNNNNNNNNNNNNNNNNNNNNNNNNNNNTGAACAGGGTTGCGAGGCCTGCCCATCGCCGTCTTCTCCTTGACTCCTTCTTTGGAGTACTCTAATGTTGGTTTGCAGAGACTTTTCTGGGCTGAGGCGCACAGGCTCCGCGATTTCCGGGGTTTGGTGCGCCGCGAGCGTGGCGCAGCAGTTTGCGACAACTTCCGGGCGGCGCCCGGTGCAAAAGGAGACAATCATGGCATTTACTCTTCCTTCGCTTCCGTTCGACAAGAGCGCGCTGGAACCGATCATCAGCGCAGAGACCCTCGAATACCACTACGGCAAGCATCACCAGGCCTACGTGAACAACCTGAACGGGCTTGCGGAAGGCAAGCCCGAGGCGAACATGGCTCTCGAGGACATCATCATGAAAGCCGAGGGCGGGGTGTTCAACAATGCGGCCCAAGTGTGGAACCACACGTTCTACTGGAACTGCTTGAAACCCGGCGGAGGGGGGAAACCTTCCGGCAAGGTGGCAAAGGCTATCGACCGGGATTTCGGGTCGTTCGACGCGTTCAAGGAAGAATTCAGCGGGGCGGCGGGCAAGTTGTTCGGATCGGGCTGGGCGTGGCTGGTGATGGACGGCGGCAAGCTCAAGATCGTGCAGACCTCCAATGCGGACCTGCCCATGAAGCACAAGCAGACCGCCCTGTTGACGATCGATGTATGGGAGCACGCCTACTACATCGACTACCGCAATGCGCGGCCCAAGTATATCGCAGCGGTCATCGATAACCTTCTCAACTGGGATTTTGCCGAGCAGAATATGGCCCAATCCTGATTGCGGGCGCTGAAAACGGGGCCATTGCCAAGCGAGTCCGCAAAAGACGGAAGAGCGTGTGGCGTGGCCCCGTTCTTTCCCACGGCACGGACGGGAGCGGCGTTCGGGACAGACCACGCGGTTCTGTTTCGCAAAACGTTGGGCTAGTTCTTGTTTTCGCTTTTCGGCGGAGGGAAGGCCGGGGTCGCCTGGAGGTGAGAGAAGGGGGCCGCCATGGAACTGGGACGTATCGAAGAGTATTACTTTGACGGCCGGCGGTACGACGCGGAGAACGGCGATTACGCGCTGGACATCCCGTTCTATGTCGAGCGTGCGAAGCGTTCCGGCGGACCCGTGCTCGAGATCGGATGCGGTACGGGTCGCGTGACGTTGCCCATTGCGCGCGAGGGGCTCGAGATCGTCGGGCTGGATATTGCGCCGGCTATGCTCGCGCGCCTTGGTGACAAGGCAGCAAAAGAGGGCCTCGAGATTCCCCTCGTCGAGGCCGATTGCCGGCATTTTTCGCTCGATCGCCTGTTCGAGCTGATTATCTGTCCGTTCAGCGCCATGCAACACATGCATGATCGCGCGTCGCTCGAGGCGTTTCTGGACCGTGTGCGCGCTCATCTGACGCCGGGAGCTCCGTTCATTTTTGATGTGTTCAACCCGAACGTGGAAGTTCTTGCGCGGGGGGCGGGCGAGCGCTTCCCCGTTTTCACGTACACCGAAGAAGAGTCCGGCCAGGAAATCTTCGTCGAGGAAGCGACTGATTACGACGATGCGGCGCAGGTATCCCACATCACCTGGTATTGTACGGGCGGCGGCAGTGACGAGGTCCGCGAGGAGGAAATCCATCTGCGGTGTTTCTACCCCCAGGAATTGGACATGCTTCTTTACTATAACCGGTTTGAGATTCTGGTGAAACTGGGCACATTCTCCGGAGAGCCGTTCGCATCCGGACTGGGCAGGCAGATTGTCGTGTGCCGTCCGGTCTGATGCGCCCCGGAATGCGCATACCGCGTTAGAAACGGGGGGGATGAATGTCCTCTAAACGAAGGAGCAGCCATGGATCTTTCTGCAAACGAACTGAAGCCGTTGCTTAAGAACGAGCGTTTTCCTCATTCGGAAGCCTACGACCCGGTCTGGGTATTGGAAAACGAAATGGGTCCCAGCGCCTTGTGGCTGGCGGAGTGGCTCAGCGAGGAGATGACCCTCGAACCCGGGATGCGCGTTCTCGATATGGGATGTGGCAAGGCCCTCTCTTCCGTATTCCTGGCGCGCGAATTCGGCGTGCAGGTCTGGGCAAACGACCTTTGGATACCCGCGGCCGAGAACTGGCAGCGCATACGCGAAGCCGGCGTGGACGACAAAGTCTATCCCATCCACGCGGAAGCGCATGCCCTGCCCTATGCCGAAGACTTCTTCGACGCCATTGTCTCAATCGATGCGTACCATTACTTCGGCACGGATGACGTCTATCTCAGCTATTTCTCGAAATTTCTCCGGTCGGGCGGCCAATTGGGCATCGTGGTTCCGGCGCTGATGAAAGAGTTCAAAAATGGTTTACCTGATTACCTCACGCGCGAGCAGTCCAATGGCAGGCGTTGGTGGAGTCCCGCGGAGTGTTGTTCTTTTCACACTTGCGCCTGGTGGGAGAAACACTGGAAACAGACCGAGCTCGTCGATATCGAGTTGGCCGACACATTGCTGGAGGGCTGGCGCGATTGGCTGCAGTTCGAGGAGGCCAAGAGCGCCGCGGGCATCAACCGCTGGCCCGAAGAAGCGGAAGTCCTGCGCGCCGACGAAGGCCGGTATTTCGGTTTCGTGCGGCTCGTGGCGCGAAAGCGCGAATCCTCCTGAGCATCGCGTTGCAGCGTCAGCTGCGTCGTACGCACGGACTCTTTTGGACGGGGGGAGGAAGTGGGCCCTGTGAGAAGAACATCCGACCGGGTCGTACACTGAAAAACGGGCACCGAAGGGGTCGAACATGCCCGTTCCCCCAGATCCGGAACGGCCCGCTGTCGTCACGCCGGCCGGAAGGAACAGGGCCCGCACTCCCCTCATTCCTGTTTTTGGCGATTGCCGGATTCCGCTTCTTCAGGCGCGGCGGGCCGAATCTTGATGTTGCGGTACTCGATGGCGCCGCCGTAGTCCTGCAACGCAATATGGCCTTTCGGCGCCCGTCCCCAGTTGCCTTGCCCGTAGGCGGTCATGAAAAACCTGCTGGTCTTCACGTGGGCCCGCCAGGTCTCGCTGTCGACCTCGTATTGGAGCAGTTTCTCGCCATTGAGCCAGTGTTCCACGTGCGCGCCCCGCGCAACGATGCGCGTCTGGTTCCACTGACCCAGCGGGCGGGTCGCGTCCCTTGACGGCGCGAATACCGCGTAGCAGGCGCCCGCGGACGCCAGAGGATTCAGCCCGTCCATGTGCCCGGCGTTGTCCAGGACCTGAAACTCCGCGCCGGATTCCCAGACGTTGTCGCAATCCTCGGTAGCGCGGTACATTATCCCGCTGTTGCCCCCCGGAGTCATCTTCCACTCCAGCGACAGCTCGAAGTCGCCGTATTGATTGACGGTGACAATATCGCCCGTAGACTCGCCCTCGCCATGGCGCGACAGAAGCGAACCGTTCTCAACCTTCCAACTGTCGGGCATCGCCGCTGCCTTGAAACCGCGCCATCCCGCCGTGCTATGGCCGTCAAAGAGCAGAATCCACCCCGCATGTTTCTCCTCGGCGGTCAGCGTGTTCGGCTCGTTCGTGGACGCAGTCCCCACTGTACTAAGCGATATCAGGACCCAGGCGCCCAGAAAGACTCGAAACTTTTCCCCACGAAGCTGCTCTATCATCTGGTTTCTCCGCCTCGAGGCGTTGCGCCGCCCCGGCAGTATCCAAAACAGACAACTCGCGAAGAAGAATACCACGAGCGGCGCAGAGCAAGGGATGAGGCACGCTGGCGCGAAGCAGGGGAGTCCGAGGAGCTCTGAAGCGTGCGGTTCTTTGGGAAGCCCGTCAGGGGCGCCAGGGAGCCGCTGTAATCCTCAGTTCACGCGGAGCGGCCCATGCGGGCGAAGGCCGCACTAAAGCGCCTGCACGACAGCGCGCCGATTCTCTTCTCACAAACAGATAGGCATCAACGATGTGTCCTTTTGGTTTCCGGGGCCGTCCGGGTCCTTCCGCTGTGCTCATCTGCCGTACGCACTAGAATAAAGTTCATAGTTATGTCAATTAATTCCTTTTGTTTCGCATCGTCTCTCGGGTCAAACCCGAAACCGCTCCTTTGACGCACCTTCAGCTCCCTGCTAGACTTGCCACGAATCGGGCCAATCGCCGCTCACCCGGTTCTTGTTGGACAACCGGAAAGGAGCCAATCGTTGCGCGCGGTCATTCAACGCGTCTCCGAGGCATTGGTCACGGTCGATGGCCGCGTGACCGGCCAAATCGGCAAAGGGCTTCTTCTGCTGCTTGGCGTGGGCCATGAAGACACGGAGGACGACGCCCGCCTGATGGCCGAAAAGGTCGTGGGCTTGCGCTGTTTTGCTGACGCCGAAAGCAAGTTCAACCTTTCGGTGGTCGAGGTTGGCGGCGCGATTCTCGCCATTTCCCAGTTCACCTTGTTCGGCGACTGCCGCAAGGGCCGGAGGCCCTCGTTTTCCGATGCGGCGCGCCCTGAACCCGCGACCGTACTATACGAAGGGGTGGTCCAACGCCTGCGCGAGAAAGGCCTCACCGTTGAGACCGGGGAATTCGGCGCCCACATGAGCGTCCATCTTGTCAACGACGGCCCGGTAACGCTTCTCATCGATACCAAGAAACTGTTTTGACGGAAGCCATGCTGGAGGGACCCACGTGCGCATCGCCCTGGCAGGAACCGGACCGTTAGGGGCCGCGCTCCTGAGCGCGCTGCTCGATTCGACCCACGAAGTCACGGCCTTGTTGCGCAACGGGCGGGCCGCCACCGCGTTCCAGCGCTTGGTATTGCCTCGTCTTGCCTCGGCATTCGCGCCGGAATCGAGTCTGTTAGGCATGGCGCGCCGCGCGAAGATCCCGTCGTTCTACATAGACGCGATGGACGAGCCCGAACTCGCCCCTTTGCGCCCGCTCGGGCTCGAACTCATCCTTGTCGGCGGATTCAGCGTCATCTTCAAGAAACCCTTGCTGGAACTCCCCGCGATAGGCTGCGTGAACTGCCATTCATCGCTCTTGCCGAAACATCGGGGTCCTAATCCATTCACGGCCGTGCTTCTCGCGGGCGACGCGCATTCCGGCGTGACGTTTCACGTCATGACCGAGGGCATTGATTCGGGCGATATCCTGTTCCAGCAGCCCTTTCCCATCGACGACACCGATACCGGCGGCTCGGTCTACAACAAGGCGTGCGCCACGGCAGGAGCGCTCGTTCTCGACGTGCTGGATGCCATTGAACGCGACGGACTGCGCGGCACGCCCCAGGACGAAAGCCAGGCCACCTACGACAAGCGGCTGCGCAAGGAAGAACTGTATCTTGACTGGACGCGGCCCGCCCGGGAACTCGACCGTCTCGTGCGCGCTTGCATGCCGTTCTCGCTGGCGCGCTTCCCCCATCGCGGACGGACGGTCTATGTCTCGCGCACAAGCTGGGACAATGAGCCCTCCATAGCGCCGCCCGGAACCATTACGCGCGCGGCGCACCCCGTACGGATCGCAACAGGACATGGCCATTTGGTCATCGAGCTCGCCCATACGGCAAACGTATTCGCAGGATTATGGCCAAACCTCTACAAGCGCCCGCGCGCCGGGGAAAGGCTCGCGTGACGTGGCCATCAGACCCATCTCTATCATCGTTCCCGCGTTCAACCAGCTCGAATACTGCCGGCAGTGCATCCAATCGATTCATCTGCACACCGCGCGGCCGTATCGTCTGATCCTCGTTGACAACGGCTCTACCGACGGCGTCTCCGAGTTTTTCGATGGTGTCCCCGGCGCAATGGTGGTCCATTCCAATACCAACCTCGGATTTGCCGGCGGCGTCAATCTGGGACTTGCCCGCGCGGAAGGCGACGTGGTGCTGCTCAACAGCGACACCATCGTTCCAATGGGATGGCTGGCCGTTCTCCGGCGGGCGTTGCTTCGTGACGGCGATATCGGCATGACCGGCCCGATGAGCAACTGCGTTTCGGGTCCGCAACACATTCCAGGACTCGAATTCACCTCTCTCGACGACATCAACGCCTTCGCTGCCACATGCGCGACTCAGAACGCGGGTCAGTACCAGGACGTGGACCGTCTCGTGGGGTTCTGCCTGCTCATCCGGGAGGAGGCCCTCAAGAAGGTAGGTTTGTTTGACGAATCGTTCGGGAGCGGCAATTTCGAAGACGACGATTACTGCCTGCGGGCGCGCCAGGCCGGATACCGGTTGCGCATCGCCCGCGACGCCTTTGTCTTTCACTACGGCAGCCGCACTTTTCTCGGAATGGGCATCGCCGGAGAGCGTTGGAATGAACTGATGACAACCAACCGGCGGAACTTCGTCCGAAAATGGGCTATTGAGCCGCCCGAACGCAGTGACGCGGTGCAACAATCCCAGCGATTGAATGCCCGCGCCCGCGAGGCACTCGAAACCGGTGATTTCGCTGAGGCGCTGGCGTTGCTGCGGCAGGCTATCGAGGTTTGCCCCTGGTGGGAGGTGAACTTCAACGATTTAGGCGTTATGCTGTGGCGGTTGGACCGGCATGAGGACGCGTACGGCCAGTTCGTGCGGGCGGTCCGGCTCAATGCCGCCTTCAACGACGCCAGAGAAAACCTGCGACAGGCCGCCGAATCGCTCGGCAAAATGGGCGAGGCGCGCGCGGTCCTCGGAGAAGCGGACCGTTAACGCGCGTTCTCAGCGGGGAGATACTAGAGGGCATGGAAATCGAAATCCGCGAGTATCGTCCGGAAGACGAGGCGCAGTGGATGCGCGCGCACGCCATTATCATGAGCATCTCGCATGCGTGGAACTACACTATTCAACAACGGCCCGTATACGAACGCCCCTCGACTTGTCTGGTGGCGGTTGCGGGCGAAACCATCGTTGGCCTTACCGATATCGAATACGACACGGAGCCCGGCGAGATCTGCTACCAGAAAGACAGCCTCGGCGGCTATGTCCTCGAGTTCGGACGCCTCCCCGAGTACGCCGGCAACCGGATCGGCACGAAGCTCATCGGCGCGTCCATCGAGGAGTCCAAGAAGAAGGGGATTCACCGCCTCGAATACTGGACCCAGGACCGCAACGCGGCCCGCTATTACGCCCGTATCGGCATGAACGAGATCGGCAGGCATTACCGATTCCGGATGAAGCCGACCGCGGAAATCGAGGACATTCTCGGGAAGAAGTACATCGGCATTGAGTATATCTACGCTTGCTGCCTCGTGGAAGAATGGCCTCTCGTGAAACAGAAGTACGAAATCATCGAGAAACACCCGCTCGAACCGCACCTGTGCATCGGCTACGAGATACGTTTTTGACAGGCCCGTAGAGGAATCTGCGGCGCATAGTCGCTTTCTTGGAATAGGCGCCCGCCCCATGCCGGTTATCTATTGGAAGGCTGTATGTTGAACAGCCGGGAGAACATCCCGTGAGAACGCATCTTGTTATGGTCATGTTGCCGTTGCTGGCGCTCGCCTGCGGGGCGGCCAGAGAGGCACAGCCGCCTGGCGAGACGGCCCATGAATCTGATATCACTGGAGAACAATCCATGAACTCCACTCCTGAAAGCCCCGAGAAGGTCGAGAGATCCGATGACGAATGGCGCGAACAGTTGACGCCGGAGCAATTCTGCGTGGTCCGCCAGAAGGGCACCGAACGAGCGTTTACCGGCGAGTACTGGGACAACAAGAAGGAAGGCGTCTACAGATGCGTGGGTTGCGGCATGCCGCTATTCAGTTCCGACGCCAAATTCGACTCGGGAACAGGCTGGCCGAGCTTCTTCAAGCCCATCGAGGAAACGAACATCGCTGAAGAGAGCGATACGAGCCTCGGCATGACCCGCACCGAGGTCCTGTGCGCCAGGTGCGACGCCCATCTCGGGCATGTGTTCGAGGACGGGCCAAAGCCCACCGGTCTGCGCTATTGCATCAATTCCGCGGCGTTGAAATTTGAGGAAGAGAAGAAATAGCGCTGTCTTATGCCGGCTCAGTAAGCGCCGTACTTCTCGACCCAGTCCATGATGCGCCGGTAACGGTCGAAGGTCACCTCCGGCGGAACCGAATGGTCGGAATGATAGATATAGCCGTACCCCTCTTTCGCGGCGGCTATCTTGTCGCGAATCTCCTCCTCGCATTCTTTCTCGGAAGCGCTCATCTTCCGAACGTCAATGTTGCCGAAAAAAGTCAGGCGGGCGCCAAGCCTTGGTTTCAGGTTGCGCACATCGAAACCCGCCGAGGCTTGTAGCGGCTGAATGACCTCGAGGCCGCATTCGATGAGGTCTTCCAGATAAGCTTCACAATTGCCGCAGGAATGCATCCAGAAGGAGATGTTATTCGCAAGCAGACAATTGCCCATGCGTATCGAAGCATCCATAAACAGGTCGACGATGTCCCAACCGAAATACTCGCCCGGGTCGGTGTTCCGCGGCATGCCCTGTGATTGCCATTCGGCGAGAGTGTCTTCCCAGAGCGCGTCGCACCGCGGAATCCGGTCGATGGGCTGCCGGTTGATGGCGTTACGTACACGGGTCAGTCCATCCATGACAGTGGTTATCCTTTTCTTCAACAATGGCGGAAGAAATGCCGGAAGGGTCCAAACTGTTTATAATTGGCGTATTATACCGCACGAGAATATAGTAGAGTCCGGGTGTTCCGCGGTGAAGGCCGCTCAGGTTGGCAGGGATATACTTGTATGGCGGAGTGGGGACTTGGAATGATGAAACGACGCACTTTTCTGGGCGCAGCAGCCGCTTCGTTTGTGGTTGCGGGAACGGCGGGGGCGCAGGTGTCGCAGAAATCGGGTGGAGGGTCGGATGTCATGAATGCCGGATTTGCACGCGTGGATATTACGCCGCCTGTCGGAACCACCATGATGGGGTTCGGAGGCCGCGACATGGAACACGGCTGCACAGGTACCCATGACCCCATATTCACGCGCGCCCTGTATCTCGAACATGGGGGAGAGGCCGTCCTGATCATGGGTTATGATCTGTGTTTTCTGGGCCGGGAGGACGCCGACCGGTTCAAGGGCGCTATCGGACGGGTCATGGAAATCGCGCCCCAACAGATCTTCCTCAACACCTCGCACAACCATGTGGGACCCAAGGCCGGCACGTGGTACTCGGCGGGGTACGAGTCCCCTGACCGCGACTACCTCAACCAGCTCGAGCGGGCCACGGTAAACGCCGCCGCCGCCGCGCGCGGGAACGCCCGGCCCGCGGCCATGCGCGCCGGCGTCACAACCTCCAGGCTTCCGGTACACCGGCGCCGGCGAATGCCAGACGGTTCCATCGAGAACCGGCCCAATCCTGCCGGACGCGCCTATGACAAGCTTCCCATCGTATTCTTGGAGGATGCCTCGGGCCAGCCCATATGCCTGCTGTTCTCGATAGCGTGCCATCCTTCGATGATGAGCGGGTGGGAGATCTCGGCCGAGTATCCGGGCGCCGCCATGGACAAACTGGACGCGCATTTTGGCAAGACCTGCAGCCTGTTTCTCCAGGGCGTGGGTGGCGATGCCAAACCTTTGGTGATCGGCCGCGGCACCGACGCTTGGATTCCCGGAACCTGGGAGCTGATGGACGAAGCGGGCGCCATCGTGGCAGGCGAAGTCATCGCGGCTCTCGAAAAGGGGCTCGAACCCGTCACGCCAAGGCTAGCCTCGGCTTCCGAAGAAATGCGCTGGGCCCTCGAGCCCGCCCCCGGAAAGGAGTTCTTCGAGGCGATCATCGCCAAGACACCCGATGACAACAAGGCCAAGGACGTGCAGTTCATGTGGGCGCGCAAGACGCTCGAGGACATCGAAAAAGGGCGGCCTCTGCCGACGGAGGTGCCGCTGTCATTGCACGGCATCGGCTTGGGCGAGGGGCTGCGGATCGCCGGCATCGAGGGCGAGGCTTTGCACGGTTGGGGTTATTTCATCGAGGACTTCTACAAGAGTGGTCTCACCATTCCGCTCGGATATACCGATGGCCAGGGCATGTACTTGCCAACCACTGAACAGCTTCCCGAGGGCGGATACGAGGTCGTTAGTTTCTGGGAGTATGGCTATCCTTCGCGTTTGGCCCCCGGCATGGAAGATGCCGTAACAAAGGCCCTCGCCGCTCTCCGGGAACGGGGCATCGTGTGACGCGTCGGCGAAACATGTCATTGAAGCGGCTTCGGAGTCAGCGCATAGCGGGGCCGGTTTTCCAATCCGCCATGTGTCATCTTCGGCGACCATGCCGGCCGGGGCGTCTTGTGGGTGTTTGTCATGAAGGCATGGTTTTTTACGGCATATTCTGTGCACGCCCGCGGTTACCTTTGGAGAATGCTGGTCGCGGAGGAACGTGCACTTGAGCGCGGGTAATCCGGTCAAGAACGTCCTTAAGCGTGGCGTCAAGTATTGCGCGGCGACCGTGGGGAACTTCGTGCCCGCCCGTCGCGGATGCTCTCGCATCCTCGCCTATCACAGCATCGGCTACCGAGAGCATGAGACGAACGTCACGCCCGAGGGTTTCCGCGCCCAGATGGCGTGGCTGGCAAAGAATCACTCAGTCATCAGTCTCGCTGAGGCAGCCGAGGGAACCGAAGGCGTAGCCGTAACATTCGACGTTGGCTTCCGCGACAATTGGACGAATGCCGCGCCTGTGCTTCAGCGTTTTTCCATCCCTGCAACCGTCTTTATCCTGGCGGGCGGAATGGGCAAAATGCTTCCAGACGACAGAGACCCTCTGACAAGCGTGCTGCTCACGTGGGATGAAGTGAAGCGGCTGCAAGAGGCGGGTATCGAGATAGGCGCCCATTCCCTTACGGGCACCCGCTTGGCGGAGCTTTCCGAAAGCGGCCAGCGTCGCGAGATCGGCAAATGCGCGCGACTCATTCAAAAGCAATTGGGGGACCCGCCACGGGCGTTCTCATATCCCTACGGTTCGGTCCTCGACTACAACGAGATGTCCAAGATTCTTATTGCGGAGTTCGGATTCAAGATCGGCGTGACGAACCGGTACGGCGTCAACTACCCTGACTGTGACCCTCTCGAATTGCGGCGCATTTGCATCGACTCAACAGACACGTTGGAGCGTTTTGCGGACAAGGTGACGGGGCGGCTGGACGCTCTTATGGTGATCGATACGAAGGCTGGGGCTTACGCGCGGCGCCTGCTCAACCGCGTATTGCGAACCGGTTGAACGGTGAGGCTGTGTGGTAGAGAATTGCCGCAGGTGGCGGCTCGAGCGCTGGCTCTCTGCCCCGAAACGGGGAAGAATCTATTTACGAAGTCATGAATTTTACGCTATCTGCACGACACCCAGAGGTTCGTTTCTTCCCCATGCAGTTCTTGGCGCCGGCTTGTATCCATTTAGAAATAAATGTCTTATGGAAGTATCCCTTCCTTGCGCACCCGGTTGGGCTATGCTATACTCCATTCTGATGTATTAGCTGCAACAACTATCCTTACAGGGGCTTCCGGATGGCTGATATTCTAAGCCAGGAAGAAGTAGATCTTCTGCTTAGCGCTGTAGCTGAGGGGGATGTGGAGGTGCCTTCCGAGGAGGAACGGCCTGTCCCGGATGTCCGCGACACCACCGTCTACGACTTCCGGCGTCCCGAACGCGTCTCGAAGGAACAACTGAAAGGTCTGCAAAGCCTTTTCGAGAACTTCGCCCGTGAACTCAGCATCATGATACCCCCGTTCTTGCGCACAGTCGTTCGGGTCGATTTGGTTTCGATCGATCAGCTGACCTACGACGAGTTTATCCTCTCCGTTTCCCGGCCCACGGCCCTATCGGTCGTCAACATGAATCCGCTTGAGGGGAATTGCGTCATCGAACTGAGTCCTCCGCTTGTGTTTCCCATTGTTGACCGGATATTGGGTGGGAAGGGGCTGCCCCTCTCGGAACCGCGGGAGCTTACGGAGATCGAAAACCGCATTGTGCATCGAATCGTGCTTATGATTCTCGACAGCCTGACGCGTTCGTGGGAACAGCTTGTTGAATTCAAGCTTAGTGTCGAAACGCAAGAGAGCGATCCCCTGCTTGTCCAGATTGTGGCGGGCAGCGAAATGACGATTCTTGCGGGGTATGAAGTGCATATTGGTGAAGCGGTCGGGACCATGAATATGTGCATACCGCTTTTGGTGCTGAACCCGGTTTTTGACCAGATTACGCAACAGACGCGCTTTATCCGGCGGCTGAATCCGGCAGTTGCTGCGCAGACCCGGGCCCAGATCACGCGGATTGTGCGAAAGGCGCTGGCCCCCGTGGACTCGATTCTCGGCCGGGCGCGTATGAATCTGGATGATGTGATGCGACTGCGTGTTGGAGACGTTGTACAGTTGGATTCCCGTGTCGAGGAACCTATCGACGTGGAAGTTGGTGGCAATGTGCGGTTCAAGGCCCACCCGGGGCGCCGCAGCGAACAAAGCGCCGTGCAAATCAGCGCCGTGATTCGTGAAGACTAGCGAGGGAATCGAGTGATGAATGCTGCCGCCGCGATACTGTTTGCGGAAGGGTTCGTGAGGGGGTTTTGCGATGTAATCGGCGCCATGCTCTCATCCAAGCCGTCGTTTCGGGCGAATCCCCCCGAAAGCGCTACTCTTGGGGCCGTGCAGGACGCCCTTTCCGAAACGCCCTTGGCTATAGAGTGCGCTGTTGTCGGCGGGGGGGCAATTGTGGTGCTTATTGCGGTCGAGGATGCGCGCCGGATGGTGTCTGCCGTGATGGGCGAAGAGCCTCGAAAAGGGGCCGGCCTGCCCGATGACGAAGCGGGTGCGATGAAAGAAATTTTCGACCCCTGCATGGGAGGAGGGGCCGGCCATTTCAAAGAGAAGTATGGCGCGGCGATCGAACTGGATCCGGCGGAAGTTCGTTTGGCGGCCGCGGAACAGGCCGCCGCAATACTGCAGGTGTTGGGAAGCGGGGCAACGGTGACGCGCTTCAGCTACGATGTGCCCGAGACCGTGGAAGGCGGCGCGGCGGCGGTGCTGTTTTCCCAAACGCTCGAGAGGGCTATCCCGCCTCAAGCGTTGGGTGCTGACGGAGCGGAACGCGAGGTACTGGGCATCGTGCAAGAACGTTTTGGGATGCCGGACGCCGCCGAAGGGGTTTCTTCCGGCGCATCTCGCGATCTTCCCGGCAATCTCAATATGATTCTCGATATTGCCCTTACGGTCACCGTGCGGCTGGGGCGCATCGAAATGCCGTTGGGGAGGGTGCTGGAACTGGGGCCGGGTTCCATCATCCAAGTGGGCCACTCCGTCGATGAGCCCGTGGAACTGCTGGTAAACAACAAGCTGATCGCCCGCGGCGATGTCGTTGTCGTGGAAGAAAAATTCGGATTGCGCATCACGGAGATTGTGAGTCCAACCGAACGCATCGAAAGCCTGCGGTGAACGCCCAAAACCACGAGAGGCAGCTCTG
The sequence above is drawn from the Candidatus Hydrogenedentota bacterium genome and encodes:
- the dtd gene encoding D-aminoacyl-tRNA deacylase, which gives rise to MRAVIQRVSEALVTVDGRVTGQIGKGLLLLLGVGHEDTEDDARLMAEKVVGLRCFADAESKFNLSVVEVGGAILAISQFTLFGDCRKGRRPSFSDAARPEPATVLYEGVVQRLREKGLTVETGEFGAHMSVHLVNDGPVTLLIDTKKLF
- a CDS encoding DUF1080 domain-containing protein; its protein translation is MIEQLRGEKFRVFLGAWVLISLSTVGTASTNEPNTLTAEEKHAGWILLFDGHSTAGWRGFKAAAMPDSWKVENGSLLSRHGEGESTGDIVTVNQYGDFELSLEWKMTPGGNSGIMYRATEDCDNVWESGAEFQVLDNAGHMDGLNPLASAGACYAVFAPSRDATRPLGQWNQTRIVARGAHVEHWLNGEKLLQYEVDSETWRAHVKTSRFFMTAYGQGNWGRAPKGHIALQDYGGAIEYRNIKIRPAAPEEAESGNRQKQE
- a CDS encoding methyltransferase domain-containing protein; translated protein: MDLSANELKPLLKNERFPHSEAYDPVWVLENEMGPSALWLAEWLSEEMTLEPGMRVLDMGCGKALSSVFLAREFGVQVWANDLWIPAAENWQRIREAGVDDKVYPIHAEAHALPYAEDFFDAIVSIDAYHYFGTDDVYLSYFSKFLRSGGQLGIVVPALMKEFKNGLPDYLTREQSNGRRWWSPAECCSFHTCAWWEKHWKQTELVDIELADTLLEGWRDWLQFEEAKSAAGINRWPEEAEVLRADEGRYFGFVRLVARKRESS
- a CDS encoding superoxide dismutase — its product is MAFTLPSLPFDKSALEPIISAETLEYHYGKHHQAYVNNLNGLAEGKPEANMALEDIIMKAEGGVFNNAAQVWNHTFYWNCLKPGGGGKPSGKVAKAIDRDFGSFDAFKEEFSGAAGKLFGSGWAWLVMDGGKLKIVQTSNADLPMKHKQTALLTIDVWEHAYYIDYRNARPKYIAAVIDNLLNWDFAEQNMAQS
- a CDS encoding methionyl-tRNA formyltransferase; amino-acid sequence: MRIALAGTGPLGAALLSALLDSTHEVTALLRNGRAATAFQRLVLPRLASAFAPESSLLGMARRAKIPSFYIDAMDEPELAPLRPLGLELILVGGFSVIFKKPLLELPAIGCVNCHSSLLPKHRGPNPFTAVLLAGDAHSGVTFHVMTEGIDSGDILFQQPFPIDDTDTGGSVYNKACATAGALVLDVLDAIERDGLRGTPQDESQATYDKRLRKEELYLDWTRPARELDRLVRACMPFSLARFPHRGRTVYVSRTSWDNEPSIAPPGTITRAAHPVRIATGHGHLVIELAHTANVFAGLWPNLYKRPRAGERLA
- a CDS encoding GNAT family N-acetyltransferase: MEIEIREYRPEDEAQWMRAHAIIMSISHAWNYTIQQRPVYERPSTCLVAVAGETIVGLTDIEYDTEPGEICYQKDSLGGYVLEFGRLPEYAGNRIGTKLIGASIEESKKKGIHRLEYWTQDRNAARYYARIGMNEIGRHYRFRMKPTAEIEDILGKKYIGIEYIYACCLVEEWPLVKQKYEIIEKHPLEPHLCIGYEIRF
- a CDS encoding glycosyltransferase; the encoded protein is MAIRPISIIVPAFNQLEYCRQCIQSIHLHTARPYRLILVDNGSTDGVSEFFDGVPGAMVVHSNTNLGFAGGVNLGLARAEGDVVLLNSDTIVPMGWLAVLRRALLRDGDIGMTGPMSNCVSGPQHIPGLEFTSLDDINAFAATCATQNAGQYQDVDRLVGFCLLIREEALKKVGLFDESFGSGNFEDDDYCLRARQAGYRLRIARDAFVFHYGSRTFLGMGIAGERWNELMTTNRRNFVRKWAIEPPERSDAVQQSQRLNARAREALETGDFAEALALLRQAIEVCPWWEVNFNDLGVMLWRLDRHEDAYGQFVRAVRLNAAFNDARENLRQAAESLGKMGEARAVLGEADR
- a CDS encoding class I SAM-dependent methyltransferase, which codes for MELGRIEEYYFDGRRYDAENGDYALDIPFYVERAKRSGGPVLEIGCGTGRVTLPIAREGLEIVGLDIAPAMLARLGDKAAKEGLEIPLVEADCRHFSLDRLFELIICPFSAMQHMHDRASLEAFLDRVRAHLTPGAPFIFDVFNPNVEVLARGAGERFPVFTYTEEESGQEIFVEEATDYDDAAQVSHITWYCTGGGSDEVREEEIHLRCFYPQELDMLLYYNRFEILVKLGTFSGEPFASGLGRQIVVCRPV